The genomic interval ACCGGAGTGCGATTGCGATCGCCGGAGGACGGCTGCAACTGCGATCTCCTGCTGCGGAATCTCAATCGCGGAGGTTTGTGTCTATTTCTTCTCCAAGTCTCTGGCATGCAAAATACGAATCGGTCTTGTAATAACTGTGTTGTAGCTTGAACATGGAATTTCCTGGTGCGCGCGTAGCTGTTTCTCTGCGTCCAAATTGTGTGTTTTAGCCACATCTTATTGTTAGAAGTCGCGTTCGTATTGTGCGTACTTCtgttttctccttttttctGTCGTTCGATCCAATGTAAATGTTGAACAATTTTTTTGGGTCATATTCCggttgcatttatttattttcataccAATTATACATGCAGTCTTTTTCTATAGACGCAAATATTTGATTCGTGTGATCATTGATTTGAGGGGGAAAGCTGCTTACCTGCTTGCTTAATGTTTGTTCTGCGAAATGATATTGGTACTTTTACGGGAAAAAAGTTGTTTGTTGTGTGCTCAGGGACACTCAAAATTTTCAGCTCGAATTGCAGTAATTTTTGTCTGTGATGTGGTATTGTTAGGTCTAAATCTTTTGATGGCAAAACATTTTGTTTATATAGTAGTTCAGATTGTGCCCAGATAATCCTTATAAAATTCATACAGTAAATGACAAACGGCCGGCATGTCAATTTTCAAGTGCTGAATCATCACAAAGCAGATTAAGCATTCAACAgttattttacattatttttttactcttttttttttttccccctgaAGTTACTAGTATtttacaacaaagaaaaataaaagttatgttcTGATCTTAGTGTTTGCTTTATATTCTTTGATACGATTTGTGCAGAAGATATATAGGAACTGTAGCTGTCCATGAGGGAATTTAAATCATGGAGATGgttgggaaagaaaaaaaatgtatcaTTTGACCAGGTACGTTTTATTTGATAATAGTTGTAGTTTATTTAACTTGGCAAACTAAGTGGATATTTAGGTGATTAATTTGTCTCATATTTGAAACTCTAATCAAATTTTGCTTAACCATTTGATGATCGGAATGCAGGGAATATTCGGAGTCAACATGAAACAATTGCCATTTATGGGATTTGTTTGTACAGTTATGTTGTTCATAGTTTACAGAACCACAAATTATCAGTATCGACAGACAGAGGTATGATGACATTACTCATAAACTGAATATCTTGTTTGGAATTAGTGTAAATATGGACTTGTGGGTTAGACTGCACTCCCTTTTGATATGGCAAGAACTTACTATATTACAGGAAATTACAGATTGAATGACTGATATGGCCTGCTTTAGTTTTCTCTggaacaaaagggaaaagaaataaagcaaaaaaattaaagggtgTTGACAGTTGTCATCACCTTCCAACTTGTTTCTTGAACTATTTTATTGATAATGTAGATGACTAACACCTCATTCTTTCTGCTATGAATATCTTCGAAGCtggcattttatttatttcttcattcctctctttctttccctcccCCTCTTGCATAAATTTGCGTCAGctaactttttcttctttttcaccatCAGATAGATGATAAATTAAACCCCTTCTACACATCAAAGGTGATATTTTCAtgctattttcttattcatttaattttgtttttgttcttgcaTTTGTCTGCCTCAGATGCACCACTTTACACACTGCTTTGAATTAGgtctaaacttaaattttgtaatttttgggaATTCTtcagtttatttatttatgaatctgCATGTTTTTTGTAGCTCAACTTTGAGGTTCCTTGTATCTGCTATTATTCTGAGTTGTTTGTCAACGCTTTGATGTAGGACGTTGGCATAGCTTCCCATGGTCTGGGAAGTTTACCTCGTGGCATTATTCATGCTAGAACAGATTTGGAGTTAAAACCCCTATGGTCAACTAGTAGTTCAAGGTCAAAGGTTAGGTTCTGTTCTTACTAAACTTTCAATTCTGCAACTTCTTTAAGTCATGAACTTGTTCAGAAGAGGTTTATTTTCAATCGCTGATGATTATTGCTTTATGGTTGTTGCAACATGTTGctttttgttaaatttcagGTTAATGTTTCGAGCTCTCATAACTTACTAGCAATTCCAGCTGGTATTAAGCAAAAGAGTAATGTTGATGCTATTGTCAAAAAGGTGTGACTATCTATAGCCATTAGTATTTAGAAGTTAGAAAAATCTGTAAAACCGGAACTGTTATTGCATGGATTTGCCTAATTTTAGTAACTTCAGTTTCTGTCAGAAAATTTTACCATCATATTATTCCATTATGATGGCAAAGTGGATGGATGGTGGGATCTGGATTGGAGTAAGAAGGCTATACATATAATTGCTCATAACCAGACAAAATGGTGAGTTCATATCTTTCTAATACGGAAATACAGAgtttcttctttcaagtattTGAATGATTTAGTTGAGGTATAGACATATAACTCAGATGGAGCCTTGAAGCTTCATTTAGTTGAACCTTTTGGTCCTCAAATCAAATAGTTTTAATCTATTTCTCTTATCATGAAATTTATGCGGCATGAGTTGTATGTCTAGTTGTCTTTATTTAGAAGCTTTTTCTCTTTCCTCATTCTCAGCTGGAACGTCCTATTGTCCAATGCCAGTTTTACCTTTTTAATTGCAGGTGGTTTGCAAAACGATTTCTTCATCCAGCTGTTGTGTCTATTTATGATTACATTTTTCTTTGGGATGAAGATTTGGGTGTGGAGAATTTTCATCCACAAAGGTATAGATATTGCCTTTTGGTTTCTCCTAGTCTATAATTTTTCTACTTTAAATTGAACCTTTTTATATTCTGTGAATGCACTAGTTTAAATAGTTCTTTGTGAATCCGAACCAGACAGTAAAATTGATGGATGCTGAGTATTCTGCAGAAACTAGAACATACGAGGCAATGTACCATGTTTATACTTCAGTTCCCCTTTTAAAATTTCTGGGAGTTCTCTAGATCTCCTTGCAGCCTTTGCAAACaaaatatcaagccttaatcccactaggttgGGTCTGCTACATGGATGCTAGCTTGCCAAGCAAATGAATGCATTCTCCTGGTGAAAGTTTCAACCAATTAAGCAGATCATCCAGTTTAATACAAGACACCAAGGAGGAAAATAGATGCCTAAATGTTGTAGTTCGTTTTGTCTAGTTATAGTTGCTGGCAATCACTTATTCACATGGGGGCCTTAATCCTTTGTAGAGCAtattaatgaggttattgttTGTAAACTCCGGGCCCATAATCTTTTCACAAAGCAAAATGATAAAGTTGTGGTTTTACTTATTCCAGATACTTGAACATTGTGAAATCAGAAGGATTAGAGATATCTCAGCCAGCTTTACACCCAAATTCAACTGAAATACATCATAGAATTACAATACGCTTAAGAACTAACAAGTTTCACAGGTAAGTTGGGTTCCTTTTTCTACTACAAATTTCAATCTGAAATCTTCTGATACTAATACTGGCATATTTACGTTATACAGAAGAGTTTGGGAGGCTAGAGGTAGTACGAAGTGCTCAGAGGACAGCGAGGGGCCACCATGCACAGGGCAAGTTGTCAGAACACTCATATTATGGCCATAATAGTCCATTAGTCATACgtttttatatattctttttgaATGCATTATCTTGGTTAATTATTGTGATAGATCTCCCATTGGGTCCAATCTGTATGGTGTTTATTATAATGCACCAAAGCAGGTTTGTTGTGTAActcttgaagaaataaatttCAGTTTCTTCAAGTTCTCCTGTAGGCAACATTTGaacattttaaaaaagtaaCATGATTCCCAGATACGAAAAATGGTTTCCAAGTAGACATCATTGGAAGTCCCTTATTTCCTACTGAAGTGAATAAAACACTTCAAACTTGCAGATTTGTGGAAGGTATGGCTCCTGTATTTTCAAGATCTGCTTGGCATTGTGCATGGCATCTTATACAGGTGAATTAAGACTTACAGTTCCTCTTTTAGGTTTTGTGTTACATTGAAATCTTTGAGATATTACTGGAACAAACACTACTATTGTACATAAACATTGGTGGTTAATATTGTTCTAGTTTTTTAGGAGCTTGTTGCTTGAAGTGGAATCATTTCTTAATAATCTGAtctaatttgagaaaattttaagatttattgTGGGATACAGATGGCTATGAAATATTTCTTTTGGTGGTGACAGTGAACATTATTTGGGCTGGAAGTTGAGCATCTGGGTCTGATTCTTGATGTTTTGGTTCAGATTCTTATCATTGCATTGTGGCAAACTGATTTTTGGCATGTGTTCAACATATTGTTTGTCCTAAAGCTTGATTGGGTAGTCATCTTGAAAGGCGCTTGTAACCCATTGACCTGAATCTATTCTAGTTTAAGCACCCTAAAATTGTCTTGCTGTCTTTGGTCAATATGTGGAAATAATTAGTAGTCCTCATCTCAAAAGAAATTTCAGATTTCCAGTGCACTTTCTTTTATTGTATTGGGTATGTGTGTCACCAGTCTGTCGAATTGAAGCCCTAAATTCACAGAGCTGCTTTTTTCATTTGTCAGAATGATCTTGTTCACGGATGGGGAATGGATATGAAACTTGGTTATTGTGCACAGGTGAGATTAACTTGCTACACCTTTCTATACGTCATTCTAGCATATCTAttgttctctttgttttctcttctACTGTTCCCTTTGTAAGTTGAGGAAACTGAACCCTTGTTATAGACATATCATCTACGTTTCCCATGCATCCTGTGAACagtttttctcataattatttaagacGTCTTCATGCATCTTCATTTGTATTCAGTCCAGAGCATCACACCTTTATTTAGTTTTCTGGATATGTTGTTTACATCTTTGTTCTAAGAAGGAAGTAGCACCATAGCTCCTTTTTTCTTTAACTTCGGTTTAGTTTTCTCATCCACTGCTTTTTCAATGAAAGTAAAGTAAAAGTAGAAAAGAGTgtgagccttggtagcaatggtaaAGTTGCTCCTTCGTGGAAGGTCACaggttcaagttgtggaaacagcCTCTTGGCGAAGAGAGGGTAAGCTAAGCTGTGTACAAAGATGACCCTCCTCTAATCCTTGCCAAATGGGGAGCCTCATGCACCGGGGATTCCCATTTAAGTAAAAGTAGAAGAAACACAAGAAAGCAGTTCAATGAAAGAGGCATTTTGGCAATCTTTGGTGATGCATCACATAATTTTTTGACGTTTGTAGGTCTAAATCTCTGCTTAAGAGGCCAATATTATTATAGTTTATCATAAAATTTGGCTTTTACAGGGGGATCGGACAAGAAACGTGGGAATAATTGATAGtgaatatgtttttcatcatggAATACAAACTTTGGGTGGAGCATCTGCAAAAAAGGTCACGAGAAAGGTTATGATATAGTCATAAGCTATTCCTTTTTCTATTTCCTATTCAACTCACATACTTCTTGTGTCTTCTTTACcactttgtttattttgattggATATTGCATAGTTGCCTGGAATTGTGCTTATTAACTGCTAATGGAGCTTCCTGAGCCTGGTATTGATTGTTGAGGAAAAGTAGACAGTGTCTGATCCAAGGACCTAGAAGCACAATTTCTTTCTTGATATTCTCTCTCTGGGGTTCAAGAAAAGTAATCCTGTTTTGTTTTTGGGCAGAGTATTCTTTTTTGATATTTGTGTCTTATCTTTTGTTACCTTAAAAGTACTTTCGTGTTTCTTGAGATTGCTTTGTATTTCCTTGAATGGTTTCTTTGCTTTAGGGGGAAAATTAGTTCGTAGAAAAGTTTTTGCACACACTCTTTGCGAGTCTGGGTGTATGTCCCAAATGGACCTTTAGTTTTGGGACTGCTGGAAATATGATCTTAACCCTTAATTTGATTTCATGAAATAAGTCTTCCTTTATTCTTGAACAATCCCCTCTCAGTCATGTACACTGTGACAAAGGTCAGACAGGGATGGAGCTTCATAAAATCTGGTTTACAGTGGAGAGCCTTGTGATGACAGCAAACAAGTTACACCCTTATGTACATAATGTCTTAGTATAGAAATGACCGTCTTACTTTAGTTGTTGacttaagaaaaatatctaaGCTTTTGTCCTGAatgtagtttttgaaaattttaaaggaTATTATGAGCTGGTTGAAATATTTCATGTATGATAAGAATAGTGGGTCCTTCCTCTACTTTTAAATTGCTTtgtttctccattttccttaGCTTCTAGAAATTCTATCCAAAGTCACCACAGCACAACTTGAACCCGTTTGGACCTGTCTATGCCAATCCTTCTTCTTTATTAGCCTTCCATGAATCTTGCAAAAGTTTCTTTTGAATTAGGGGCAATATTGTCTTCCAAATGGATCCTGAATCTAAATAGATATAATATCCAATGAGTTTACTTAGCCCATTACTTTCTTATCTGTGTGCCAAAACGTGGCAAGAGTTTCCAATATTCTGACaaaagaaaatttgagttttcttcttgagaaagggaaaagaaactAATGATGAAGAGAGACTGGATTTGGTTCGAAGTCCAATTGTATAGCATATAGTTGTTACTTGGATACATAAGATGAGATGCATTAAACGAATATGCAGTCCTGATATGTTGCCCGACGCTGATGTGGCTTTGCAACATCTGGGCAACATATAATATTCCCCATTCACTTGCCCAGCCCCCTCCCCACAGCCACATGCACCCCACCACCATCACCTGCTCTAAAATTTTCCAATTAAGCCCCCAGAACCGTGAGTAAACCACCCCCCTCCTCCCCCACCCCTGAACCACCCCCAAATTAaccaatatattatatttaaatatatttataattatgtcttatatatttataattatttttaatattatatttaaccacacatttattttaataatttgtcagcataataaaaataatatagtaaaataaataacttaagtatattatatatatacacaaaaatactACAACAtacaactttttatttttatttttctatgaaataGCTCTAGAGAGACACAtaaaatttatgtgaaaaatgGTCCAAAGGTAttttggtgtatatatatataatatacgtgagttatttattttactatattatttttattatgctgacaaattattaaaataaacgTGTGGCTTTGGAccattttttacataaattttatctcTCTAGAGCtatttcatagaaaaataaaataaaaagtagtaTGTTGTagtatttttgtgtatatatatataatatacttaagttatttattttactatattattttttttatgctgacaaattattaaaataaatgtgtggttaaatataatattaaaaataattataaatataagacataattataaatatatttaaatataatatattggtTAATTTGGGGGTGGTTTAGGGGTGGGGGAGAGTGGGGTGGTTAACTCACGGTTCTGGGGGCTTAATTGGAAAATTTTAGAGGGGGTGATGGTGGTGGGGTGCATGTGGGGAGGGGGCTGGGCAAGTGAATGGGGTATATTATATGTTGCCCAGATGTGGCAAAGCCACATCTGCGTCGGGCAACATAATTGTTGCCCGACGCGGGCAACATATCAGGACTGAACGCATATGGCCTTCAGTAAGGCATGTTATAATCAGTGAATTTAGTGGCTGATTAGCGTAATGCTTCTGATGTCAGCTTCCACCAAGTAGCCTAAACTGGGTTTGGTCTTTGGGGTAGTTGGTTTAGAGGATCTTGTGCTTAGTGGTTACAATTATTAAACTAAGTAAACCAAATGCATGTAGAGATATTAAACAGCTGGATTCTGACATAGTTCGTGAACTGAATTGGAATTTAGCTTCTATTTTGCAAGTTTTATCTATATTCATCTTTTACTActaagaattttgagaaaacatAAGAGAAATAACAGCAGGATCGGTAATGCTTCTTTGTTGTTCTGTCATAGTATTATTGCCACCTTCCGCTGTTAATACTTTTCTGTATTTTCATGCAGACTTCAATCTCTGAAGAGTCAACTAAGGTGCAAACTACCTTCTAATCCCACATTTCTTTTTTGGTTTCATCTTCATCGTTTCTCGAGCAGTTAGTGACTTTGTCATGTTAACATCTTcaatattttccattttcttacTTAGTTTTTCCATCTTGATTTTCAGAAGCCTGCTGTTGACGTGCGGATCGAGGTAAGCAAATTTTAACTCGGATCTCTCCAGCAACTATAACTGTAAACCATAATAAATGCCACCCTTTTTCTGGAATATGAATAACGGATCTCAAGGGTGGGCGGCAATGCTACTAGTTGATCTACTTTAGTATGATAACTAGCACTAGTGCTGCTATAATTGGTCACTGATCACTTCAAGTTGGTGCTTCTGGTAGACAATACTATACCAATTCCTTCCTAGTTTTTAGATTTCCCAGAtgttttagaaagaaaaaatataatagaagtGTTATTTTCCGACTTCCCTGCATATGGAGCTTCAAATTTCTCCTTGGGGGGACTAATGTCGAAGTCCCGCTGCTATGTCTTAATCAGGACTTACTTTTGGGGTTCTAAAACTCGAAATTGGATTGAACAGATAAGAAGACAATCCACATGGGAgcttgaaatatttaaaaagcgGTGGGAAGAAGCTGTCAAGGAGGACAAGAACTGGGTCGATCCTTTCCCGGGACAGAGGTGGCCCAAAATTGGTCGCAAGGCTCGGAGCCGTAGACTAACCACCTGATGGGTTTCTGTGTCATCAGCTCTCTTTTGTTGGCAATAGTTCTCACACACCCATATTCTGTAATGTAGTCCATAGAAGGCCAGTTGGATCCTCATGATTATTTCATTATCAGAGTAGTCAATCTTTTCCATATACTTGTGACATGTCCCCtaagtttttatttctttctctcttttttttttttatctttaaaatggtaaaattccaagaatataaaaaattagatagGCCTCTCAGTTATTGCTTGAAAAGGTAAATACATGTGCTTGCATATTTTTAGTCTAGGCCGGTCTCCGAGCGAAAAAAGAATTCTCCCAATACCCAACGAGCAAATAGACTTTCAACTTTCAAGCATACCGGAGCAATCGCAACaaccagaagaagaagaatacacGCGGAACAATTTTATGGatatcattttaaataataaaataattacgtacctttttcttttttggctacTTTACTTTGAGAGGACCGACCCATATCGTCGGTTCCGCTCAACTATTGTCATTTGTCAATTAGTCATTCAGTATTCAAATGGGGCTTTGGGTTGGCCCAATGGGGGTGAACTATTTGTAATAGTCTCAGAGATATTGccatttcttttttaaaaaaccggcgcaaaatatataataacaataaaataaaagggtCAGCTAGCTAAAGTTTTGTTTTAACTCTTTAACACTAGACTTTTGAGTTTGGAAATTTATAGaacagtaatatatatatataa from Diospyros lotus cultivar Yz01 chromosome 8, ASM1463336v1, whole genome shotgun sequence carries:
- the LOC127808144 gene encoding uncharacterized protein LOC127808144 isoform X1, which produces MREFKSWRWLGKKKNVSFDQGIFGVNMKQLPFMGFVCTVMLFIVYRTTNYQYRQTEIDDKLNPFYTSKDVGIASHGLGSLPRGIIHARTDLELKPLWSTSSSRSKVNVSSSHNLLAIPAGIKQKSNVDAIVKKFLSENFTIILFHYDGKVDGWWDLDWSKKAIHIIAHNQTKWWFAKRFLHPAVVSIYDYIFLWDEDLGVENFHPQRYLNIVKSEGLEISQPALHPNSTEIHHRITIRLRTNKFHRRVWEARGSTKCSEDSEGPPCTGFVEGMAPVFSRSAWHCAWHLIQNDLVHGWGMDMKLGYCAQGDRTRNVGIIDSEYVFHHGIQTLGGASAKKVTRKTSISEESTKKPAVDVRIEIRRQSTWELEIFKKRWEEAVKEDKNWVDPFPGQRWPKIGRKARSRRLTT
- the LOC127808144 gene encoding uncharacterized protein LOC127808144 isoform X2; this translates as MREFKSWRWLGKKKNVSFDQGIFGVNMKQLPFMGFVCTVMLFIVYRTTNYQYRQTEIDDKLNPFYTSKDVGIASHGLGSLPRGIIHARTDLELKPLWSTSSSRSKVNVSSSHNLLAIPAGIKQKSNVDAIVKKFLSENFTIILFHYDGKVDGWWDLDWSKKAIHIIAHNQTKWWFAKRFLHPAVVSIYDYIFLWDEDLGVENFHPQRYLNIVKSEGLEISQPALHPNSTEIHHRITIRLRTNKFHRRVWEARGSTKCSEDSEGPPCTGFVEGMAPVFSRSAWHCAWHLIQNDLVHGWGMDMKLGYCAQGDRTRNVGIIDSEYVFHHGIQTLGGASAKKTSISEESTKKPAVDVRIEIRRQSTWELEIFKKRWEEAVKEDKNWVDPFPGQRWPKIGRKARSRRLTT